From Granulicella sp. WH15, the proteins below share one genomic window:
- a CDS encoding acyl-CoA dehydrogenase family protein produces MPTLIPGGSFLISTIKPEDCFFPEDFTAEHKQIAQTTADFATNEILPASDAIEAKDFAVTRRLIHEAAALGLTAIDIPEEYGGLEMDKAASAIVAENISRQGSFSVAFSANTGIGTLPIVWYGTPEQKQKYLPKLADGTYIGAYALSESSSGSDAVNANTRAVLSTDGQTYTLNGEKMWITNGGFADIFTVFAKCLVPEGKDAGKERLTAFLIEKGTPGFTPGKEEHKLGIRGSSTCPLILTDCKVPATNLLGEVGKGHHIAFNILNVGRYKLGNAAIGGAKTAFNSGLRYAKERKAFGKSISEFGLIQEKLADMATALFATEALCYRTVGLIDRALAEVEKNDTREIQRRIEEYAVECSIVKVHASEMLDMVVDENLQIFGGYGFVEDYPAERAYRDSRVNRIFEGTNEINRLIITGWLMKSAMSGKLALMPAIQSIMDEVMSGPVAKEDREGPLAAEYDLLASAKKIILFTAGAATQRYMQKMADEQEVMGALADMILELYAMESAILRADKGWSKNETSTPIAMARLYADKAFSTIELRARKVVAAAAEGDMARTQFAILRRLAKHDTIDTIALRRQIAQHLIKVGKYAL; encoded by the coding sequence ATGCCCACCCTCATCCCCGGCGGCTCCTTCCTCATCTCCACCATCAAGCCTGAAGACTGTTTCTTCCCCGAAGACTTCACCGCCGAGCACAAGCAGATCGCCCAGACCACGGCCGACTTCGCGACCAACGAGATATTGCCCGCCTCCGATGCCATCGAGGCCAAAGACTTCGCCGTCACCCGCCGCCTCATTCATGAAGCCGCCGCCCTCGGCCTCACCGCCATCGACATCCCTGAAGAGTACGGCGGCCTCGAGATGGACAAGGCCGCCTCCGCCATCGTCGCCGAGAACATCTCGCGACAAGGATCATTTTCGGTTGCATTTTCCGCCAACACCGGCATCGGCACGCTCCCCATCGTCTGGTACGGCACGCCCGAGCAGAAACAAAAGTATCTCCCCAAGCTAGCCGACGGCACCTATATCGGAGCCTACGCCCTCTCTGAATCCTCCTCCGGCTCCGACGCCGTCAACGCCAACACCCGCGCCGTCCTCTCCACCGACGGCCAGACCTACACCCTCAACGGCGAAAAGATGTGGATCACCAACGGCGGCTTCGCAGACATCTTTACCGTCTTCGCCAAGTGTCTGGTCCCCGAAGGTAAAGACGCAGGCAAAGAGCGCCTAACCGCCTTCCTCATCGAAAAGGGAACCCCCGGCTTCACCCCCGGCAAAGAGGAGCACAAGCTAGGCATTCGCGGCAGCTCTACCTGCCCGCTCATCCTCACCGACTGCAAGGTTCCTGCCACCAACCTCCTCGGCGAGGTCGGCAAGGGCCACCACATCGCCTTCAATATCCTGAACGTCGGCCGTTACAAATTAGGTAACGCAGCCATCGGCGGCGCTAAAACGGCCTTCAACAGCGGTCTCCGCTACGCCAAGGAGCGCAAAGCCTTCGGCAAGTCCATCTCCGAGTTCGGCCTCATCCAGGAAAAACTCGCCGACATGGCCACGGCCCTCTTCGCCACCGAAGCCCTCTGCTACCGCACCGTCGGCCTCATCGACCGCGCCCTCGCCGAAGTAGAAAAAAACGACACCCGCGAGATCCAGCGCCGCATCGAGGAGTACGCTGTCGAGTGCTCCATCGTCAAAGTTCACGCCAGCGAGATGCTCGACATGGTCGTCGACGAGAACCTCCAGATCTTCGGCGGCTACGGCTTCGTCGAGGACTACCCCGCCGAGCGCGCCTACCGCGATTCCCGCGTCAACCGCATCTTCGAGGGCACCAACGAGATCAACCGCCTCATCATCACGGGCTGGCTGATGAAGTCCGCCATGTCCGGCAAACTGGCCCTGATGCCCGCTATCCAGTCGATCATGGACGAAGTGATGAGCGGCCCCGTCGCAAAGGAAGACCGCGAAGGCCCCTTGGCAGCCGAGTACGATCTCCTCGCCAGCGCCAAGAAAATCATCCTCTTCACCGCCGGAGCCGCGACCCAGCGTTACATGCAAAAGATGGCCGATGAACAAGAGGTGATGGGTGCGCTCGCCGACATGATCCTCGAGCTATACGCGATGGAGTCCGCCATCCTGCGCGCTGATAAGGGTTGGAGCAAGAACGAAACCTCTACCCCCATAGCCATGGCTCGCCTCTACGCCGACAAGGCTTTTTCGACCATCGAACTCCGTGCCCGCAAGGTCGTAGCCGCCGCAGCCGAGGGGGACATGGCCCGCACCCAGTTCGCCATCCTCCGCCGCCTCGCTAAACACGACACCATCGACACCATAGCTCTCCGTCGCCAGATAGCCCAGCACCTCATCAAGGTAGGGAAGTACGCGCTGTAG